The following are encoded together in the Janthinobacterium sp. Marseille genome:
- a CDS encoding alpha/beta hydrolase produces the protein MKPSRSEWITIRGLQYHIRHWGEPDAPVLFMLHGWMDVSASFQFLVDALKDDWHVIAPDWRGFGLTEHADGNYWFPDYLADLDAILLHYSPTRPVNLLGHSLGANVAGIYAGVRPGRIARLIMLEGFGMPATQAQDAPARFGNWLDELREPPVLRSYGSPAEVARRLQKNNPRLNNERAAFLSVHWAAPDKDGRWELQADPAHRLSNPYLYRIEEVLACWRAISAPVLWVEGRQSELLARFGADPRAEIDKRIACIADATILLLDDAGHMLQHDQPEMIAVAIEEFLD, from the coding sequence ATGAAGCCTTCACGCTCGGAATGGATCACTATCCGCGGTTTGCAATACCACATACGGCATTGGGGCGAGCCGGATGCGCCTGTCCTGTTCATGCTGCATGGCTGGATGGATGTCTCGGCTTCTTTCCAGTTCCTGGTTGATGCATTGAAAGATGACTGGCATGTGATTGCACCGGATTGGCGCGGCTTTGGGCTGACTGAACATGCAGACGGCAATTACTGGTTCCCTGATTACCTGGCGGACCTGGATGCGATCCTGCTGCATTATTCTCCGACGCGGCCGGTCAATTTGCTTGGTCACAGCCTCGGCGCGAATGTCGCCGGGATCTATGCCGGCGTGCGGCCCGGGCGGATTGCGCGTTTGATCATGCTGGAAGGTTTCGGTATGCCGGCCACGCAAGCGCAGGATGCACCGGCGCGCTTTGGTAATTGGCTGGATGAATTGCGTGAGCCGCCCGTACTGCGCAGCTATGGCAGCCCGGCAGAAGTTGCACGAAGGCTGCAAAAGAATAATCCGCGCCTGAATAATGAACGCGCCGCCTTTTTATCTGTCCATTGGGCAGCGCCCGATAAGGATGGGCGTTGGGAGTTGCAGGCAGATCCTGCGCATCGCTTGTCGAATCCCTACCTTTACCGGATCGAAGAGGTGCTGGCTTGCTGGCGTGCCATCTCGGCCCCGGTATTGTGGGTAGAGGGTAGGCAGAGTGAATTGCTGGCGCGTTTTGGAGCTGATCCGCGCGCAGAGATTGATAAGCGTATTGCATGTATCGCCGATGCCACCATATTGTTGTTGGATGACGCCGGGCACATGTTGCAGCATGACCAGCCGGAAATGATCGCTGTCGCGATCGAGGAATTCCTGGACTGA
- a CDS encoding 3',5'-nucleoside bisphosphate phosphatase yields MLNADLHCHSNFSDGTLTPTALAARAKANGVDVWAMTDHDEVGGLAEARAAAAALDLPFVAGVEISITWSGQTVHIVGLQIDETNETLVNGLATTRGGREPRAREIAAQLEKIGIKGAYEGALKFVDNPDLISRTHFARYIIELGLCDNLHDVFANYLGEGKPGFVPHRWASLQNSVEWIRAAGGIAVIAHPGRYKFTDLAFDALFKEFKSFGGVGIEVTTGSHTVDQYDFYAKVAKDYDFLASRGSDFHGPGESRVDLGGLPPLPLGVKPVWHNWGW; encoded by the coding sequence ATGTTAAACGCTGACCTACATTGCCACTCCAATTTTTCCGACGGTACGCTGACACCGACGGCCCTGGCTGCACGTGCCAAGGCGAATGGTGTCGATGTCTGGGCGATGACCGACCACGATGAGGTTGGCGGACTGGCCGAGGCACGTGCCGCTGCCGCCGCACTGGATTTACCCTTTGTAGCCGGCGTCGAAATTTCGATTACCTGGTCGGGCCAGACTGTCCACATCGTCGGCTTGCAGATTGATGAAACGAATGAAACCCTGGTCAATGGCTTGGCCACCACACGTGGCGGACGTGAACCGCGTGCGCGCGAAATAGCAGCACAACTGGAGAAAATCGGTATAAAGGGTGCGTATGAAGGCGCACTCAAATTCGTCGATAATCCTGACCTGATTTCTCGTACCCACTTCGCGCGCTATATCATCGAACTCGGTTTGTGCGATAACCTGCATGATGTGTTTGCCAACTACCTGGGTGAGGGCAAGCCGGGCTTCGTGCCGCATCGCTGGGCCAGTTTGCAAAACTCGGTCGAGTGGATACGCGCTGCGGGCGGAATTGCAGTGATAGCGCACCCGGGCCGTTATAAGTTCACGGATCTGGCATTTGATGCCTTGTTTAAGGAATTTAAATCCTTCGGCGGTGTCGGAATCGAAGTGACGACAGGCAGCCATACCGTTGATCAATACGATTTTTATGCGAAGGTCGCAAAGGATTATGATTTCCTCGCGTCACGTGGTTCCGATTTCCATGGCCCCGGTGAATCTCGCGTTGATCTGGGGGGCTTGCCACCATTGCCACTGGGTGTGAAACCCGTCTGGCATAACTGGGGGTGGTGA
- the htpX gene encoding protease HtpX, with product MKRIFLFIATNIAVIAVMSVVLSLLGVDRFISQAGLNLPMLLVFSLVVGFTGSIISLLISKPMAKWSTGARVIDAPSSSTELWLIDTVSKLAQRAGIKMPEVAVYDGEPNAFATGAFRDSALVAVSTGLLQSMTKDEVEAVLAHEVAHVANGDMVTMTLVQGVVNTFVVFLSRVVGYFVDRAISRDNNNSQGIGYTITVIVSQIVFGIAASVIVAWFSRHREFRADAGAAKLLGSPQPMMKALARLGGIEPTSLPEGLASLGINDKPGFAALFSSHPPIEDRIAALRSLQ from the coding sequence ATGAAACGTATTTTCCTGTTCATCGCGACGAATATTGCAGTCATTGCGGTGATGTCCGTGGTCCTGTCGCTATTGGGCGTCGACCGCTTCATCTCGCAGGCAGGCCTGAACCTGCCTATGCTGCTGGTGTTCTCGCTGGTGGTTGGTTTCACCGGCTCCATCATCTCGCTGCTAATCAGCAAGCCGATGGCCAAGTGGTCGACTGGTGCGCGCGTGATCGATGCGCCGTCGTCCAGCACTGAACTGTGGCTGATCGATACCGTCAGCAAGCTGGCGCAACGCGCCGGTATCAAGATGCCGGAAGTTGCTGTTTATGACGGTGAACCGAATGCATTCGCGACCGGTGCTTTCCGCGACTCGGCTTTGGTGGCGGTGTCGACCGGCCTGCTGCAAAGCATGACGAAAGATGAAGTCGAAGCCGTACTCGCGCATGAAGTGGCCCACGTTGCCAATGGCGATATGGTCACCATGACGCTGGTGCAGGGCGTGGTGAATACCTTCGTCGTGTTCCTGTCACGTGTGGTTGGTTATTTCGTTGATCGTGCGATTTCGCGTGACAACAATAACAGCCAGGGTATCGGTTACACGATTACAGTGATCGTGTCGCAAATCGTATTCGGTATTGCGGCTTCGGTGATCGTTGCATGGTTTTCGCGCCATCGCGAATTCCGTGCGGATGCAGGTGCTGCCAAATTGCTGGGCAGCCCGCAACCGATGATGAAAGCATTGGCGCGTCTGGGTGGTATTGAACCGACCAGCCTGCCGGAAGGCCTGGCTTCGCTGGGTATTAATGACAAGCCAGGATTTGCGGCTTTGTTTTCCAGCCATCCGCCTATCGAAGACCGTATTGCCGCTTTACGTAGCCTGCAATAA
- a CDS encoding L-threonylcarbamoyladenylate synthase, with translation MSQFFQIHPDNPQARLISQAVQIVRDGGIVALPTDSCYALVCHLDDKDAVARLRRIRNVDDKHHLTLLCRDLSEIALYAKVDNQQYRMLKAATPGAYTFILEATKEVPRRLSHPSRKTIGLRVPENRIVHALLEELAQPLLGTTLILPGEDEPLTDPEDVRDRLNKVVDLVIDGGACSFEPTTVIDLTSGEPVLQRQGRGDATLFGL, from the coding sequence ATGAGTCAATTTTTTCAAATCCATCCGGATAATCCGCAAGCGCGATTGATCAGCCAGGCCGTACAAATCGTCAGGGACGGCGGCATCGTCGCCTTGCCGACCGACTCCTGCTATGCGCTGGTATGCCATCTCGATGACAAGGATGCGGTGGCACGTTTGCGTCGCATCCGGAATGTCGATGACAAGCATCACCTGACGCTGCTGTGCCGCGACCTGAGCGAGATCGCCTTGTATGCCAAGGTCGATAACCAGCAGTATCGGATGTTGAAGGCGGCAACGCCTGGCGCGTATACCTTCATCCTCGAAGCGACCAAGGAAGTACCGCGACGCCTGAGCCACCCGTCACGCAAGACCATTGGTTTGCGCGTCCCGGAAAACCGTATCGTGCATGCCTTGCTGGAAGAATTGGCGCAGCCTTTGCTCGGTACCACGCTGATCCTGCCGGGCGAAGATGAACCGCTGACCGATCCGGAAGATGTACGTGATCGCCTGAACAAGGTGGTGGACCTGGTGATCGATGGCGGCGCCTGCAGTTTTGAGCCGACTACCGTGATCGACCTGACCAGCGGTGAACCAGTACTGCAGCGCCAGGGGCGCGGCGATGCCACGCTATTCGGCCTGTAA
- a CDS encoding site-2 protease family protein codes for MNDLIQTFSVYALPIVFAITLHEAAHAYAAKYFGDTTAYAQGRMSLNPIKHIDPIGTLLIPIVLYFAGSPFLFGYAKPVPVNFANLRNPKKQMAFVALAGPAANLVMALMWMLLAVFLHAFGSNEEFLMRMAQAGILTNLVIFAFNLFPIPPLDGGRIMTSLLPNKYAYKFAQLEPYGFFIVLALVFLKVLHFWMVPVMTIAETGLLLLISPITFLLN; via the coding sequence ATGAACGATCTTATCCAAACCTTTTCCGTTTATGCATTGCCTATCGTTTTTGCGATTACGCTGCATGAAGCGGCGCATGCCTATGCTGCCAAGTACTTTGGCGATACCACTGCCTATGCGCAAGGGCGTATGAGCCTGAATCCGATCAAGCACATTGATCCTATCGGTACCTTGCTGATTCCTATCGTGCTGTATTTCGCCGGTAGTCCCTTCCTGTTCGGTTACGCCAAGCCGGTGCCGGTCAATTTCGCCAATTTGCGCAACCCGAAGAAGCAGATGGCATTTGTCGCGCTGGCCGGCCCTGCGGCCAACCTGGTGATGGCACTGATGTGGATGTTGTTGGCGGTCTTCCTGCATGCATTCGGTTCCAATGAAGAATTCTTGATGCGCATGGCGCAGGCCGGTATTCTGACCAACCTGGTGATTTTTGCGTTTAACCTGTTCCCGATCCCGCCGCTGGATGGCGGCCGCATCATGACCAGCCTCTTGCCGAATAAATATGCGTACAAGTTTGCGCAACTGGAGCCGTATGGCTTCTTTATCGTGCTGGCGCTGGTCTTCTTGAAGGTACTGCATTTCTGGATGGTGCCGGTCATGACGATAGCCGAAACCGGTTTGTTGCTGCTGATTTCTCCGATTACTTTTTTACTGAACTGA
- a CDS encoding class I SAM-dependent methyltransferase codes for MMPIPGTNAHNAMDRASAWVTRFAPLIPDGEVMDLACGAGRHSRLLAQHGHAVLAVDRNAEALALAAGPGIQTMQVDLETEDPAASWPFAEARFAGIVVTNYLHRPLWGSLVASLASNGMLIYETFALGNEQFGKPSNPAFLLAHGELLDVARQYGLQVVAYEDGYIAEPKPAMVQRICMIKADNQVDKGIPVTNLRLN; via the coding sequence ATGATGCCGATTCCAGGCACTAACGCACACAATGCAATGGATAGGGCTTCGGCCTGGGTTACCCGCTTTGCGCCGCTGATCCCTGATGGCGAAGTGATGGACCTGGCCTGTGGAGCAGGGCGCCATAGCCGTTTGCTGGCACAGCATGGACATGCGGTACTGGCAGTCGACCGGAACGCAGAAGCACTGGCTTTGGCGGCTGGTCCCGGCATCCAGACCATGCAAGTCGACCTGGAAACCGAAGATCCGGCGGCGAGCTGGCCGTTTGCAGAGGCTCGCTTTGCCGGCATCGTCGTCACCAATTACCTGCATCGCCCCTTGTGGGGCAGCCTGGTCGCCAGCCTGGCAAGCAATGGCATGCTGATTTATGAAACCTTTGCATTGGGAAATGAGCAATTTGGCAAGCCGTCGAATCCGGCTTTCCTGCTGGCGCACGGTGAATTGCTGGATGTCGCCCGTCAGTACGGCTTGCAGGTGGTGGCCTATGAAGACGGATATATCGCCGAACCCAAGCCGGCGATGGTGCAAAGGATTTGCATGATAAAGGCCGATAATCAGGTGGATAAAGGCATTCCGGTCACAAATCTGCGCTTAAATTGA
- the dapA gene encoding 4-hydroxy-tetrahydrodipicolinate synthase — translation MIQGSLVAIVTPMHADGSLDLPGLRKLIDWHIAEGTDGIVIVGTTGESPTVSVDEHCELIRVAVEHTAKRVPVIAGTGGNSTSEAIELTQFAKDVGADASLQVVPYYNRPTQEGMYQHFKKIAEAVDLPVILYNVPGRTVADMSNDTIVRLSKVPGIIGVKDATGNIGRGTELLRLVRKDFAVYSGDDATAMALMFCGAKGNISVTANVAPRAMHQLCDAAVNQRVAEAVEINNKMIPLHTKLFIEPNPVPVKWAMVEMGLIASGMRLPIVPLAAEYHDTLRAALRESGVLQ, via the coding sequence ATGATTCAGGGCAGCTTAGTCGCAATCGTTACTCCCATGCACGCCGACGGTTCACTCGATTTACCGGGTTTGCGTAAATTGATTGATTGGCATATCGCGGAAGGTACAGACGGCATCGTTATCGTCGGTACCACCGGCGAATCGCCAACCGTCTCTGTTGATGAACATTGCGAGCTGATCCGCGTCGCGGTTGAGCACACCGCCAAGCGTGTCCCTGTCATCGCCGGTACCGGCGGCAACTCGACTTCCGAAGCGATCGAACTGACCCAGTTTGCCAAAGATGTGGGTGCAGATGCTTCCCTGCAGGTTGTGCCTTACTACAACCGTCCGACGCAGGAAGGCATGTACCAGCATTTCAAGAAAATCGCCGAAGCGGTTGATTTGCCTGTGATCCTGTACAACGTTCCTGGTCGTACCGTAGCCGATATGTCGAATGACACCATCGTGCGCCTGTCGAAAGTGCCGGGCATCATCGGCGTCAAGGATGCGACCGGTAACATCGGTCGCGGCACTGAATTGCTGCGCCTGGTCCGCAAAGATTTCGCCGTATATTCGGGTGACGATGCAACTGCAATGGCCCTGATGTTCTGTGGTGCCAAAGGCAATATTTCGGTTACTGCCAACGTTGCCCCACGCGCCATGCATCAATTATGTGATGCAGCGGTGAACCAGCGTGTAGCGGAAGCGGTCGAAATCAACAACAAAATGATTCCTTTGCACACCAAGCTGTTCATCGAACCAAATCCGGTACCTGTGAAATGGGCAATGGTTGAGATGGGTTTGATTGCCTCCGGCATGCGTTTGCCTATCGTGCCGCTCGCTGCGGAATACCACGATACCTTGCGTGCGGCGCTGCGTGAATCGGGTGTATTACAATAA
- the bamC gene encoding outer membrane protein assembly factor BamC produces the protein MIYLLALTGGLAGCSSINSILEPGRIDYKSEVKKTPTLEIPPDLTQLQRENRYALPDSNRGTATASSYNAQQVARPTEQAATVAPKAFNDIRVERDGSQRWLVINQTPEVLWPKIKDFWQDNGFLINLEAPQSGVMETDWAENRAKIPQDFIRSTLGKVFDSLYSTGERDKFRTRLERGANGTTEVYISHRGAEEVLTGTDKETTVWTARASDPDLEAEFLSRLMVSLGAEDTRAKAAVANVVAQSSRAKLIKAPSGSYVQVDESFERAWRRVGLALDRVGFTVEDRDRSQGLYFVRYVDQGDDAKNTEKKGFFANLFTFGSSKADKDKAAARYRVAIKSSGDTSQITVLNSDGKLESSKTGERILSLLNEQLK, from the coding sequence ATGATTTACCTGCTCGCGCTGACTGGTGGACTGGCTGGATGCAGCTCCATCAACTCCATCCTCGAGCCGGGACGCATCGACTACAAAAGCGAGGTGAAAAAGACACCTACGCTGGAAATCCCGCCCGACTTGACCCAGTTGCAGCGTGAAAACCGCTACGCCTTGCCGGACTCGAATCGTGGCACCGCTACCGCTTCTTCGTACAATGCGCAGCAAGTGGCGCGTCCGACCGAACAGGCTGCCACCGTGGCACCGAAGGCGTTTAACGATATTCGCGTCGAACGTGACGGCTCGCAGCGCTGGCTGGTGATTAACCAGACCCCTGAAGTGTTGTGGCCGAAGATCAAGGATTTCTGGCAAGACAATGGCTTCCTGATCAATCTGGAAGCACCGCAATCCGGCGTGATGGAAACCGACTGGGCAGAAAACCGCGCCAAGATTCCGCAAGATTTCATCCGCTCGACACTGGGCAAAGTATTCGATTCGCTGTATTCGACCGGTGAGCGTGACAAATTCCGCACCCGTCTCGAACGTGGTGCCAACGGTACCACCGAGGTGTATATCAGCCATCGCGGTGCCGAAGAAGTCTTGACCGGTACCGACAAGGAAACCACGGTCTGGACCGCACGTGCATCCGATCCTGACCTGGAAGCCGAATTCTTGTCGCGCCTGATGGTCTCGCTGGGAGCTGAAGATACGCGTGCCAAGGCGGCAGTAGCCAACGTCGTTGCACAATCGTCCCGCGCCAAGTTGATTAAGGCGCCTAGCGGCAGCTACGTACAGGTTGATGAAAGCTTTGAACGTGCATGGCGTCGTGTCGGCCTGGCACTGGATCGCGTCGGCTTCACCGTTGAAGATCGTGACCGCAGCCAGGGCTTGTACTTCGTGCGCTATGTAGACCAGGGCGATGATGCGAAAAATACCGAGAAAAAAGGTTTCTTCGCGAATCTGTTCACCTTTGGTTCTTCCAAGGCTGATAAGGATAAAGCTGCAGCGCGCTACCGTGTCGCCATCAAGAGCTCCGGTGACACCAGCCAAATCACTGTCCTGAACAGCGATGGCAAGCTCGAATCGTCGAAAACAGGCGAACGTATCCTGAGCCTGTTGAACGAGCAACTGAAGTAA
- a CDS encoding MBL fold metallo-hydrolase gives MKFASLGSGSEGNALLISTQSGSTRTTLMLDCGFGIKETERRLARLQMLPTDLSGIIVTHEHQDHVGGVFKFARRHKLPVWLTYGTYQAVHDKCDGVQLHFCRDNERFAIGDLELLPYTVPHDAREPVQYVASDGTRRLGVLTDAGHGTAHMVAALGGCDALMLECNHDRQMLVNSTYPPSLKQRIGGEYGHLSNHAAGEILAALDKSRLQRIVGAHLSLKNNTPELARAALMQVVADRAEVLIACQEEGFDWVAVAAP, from the coding sequence ATGAAATTTGCCAGCCTCGGCAGTGGCAGTGAAGGAAACGCCTTACTCATTTCTACCCAATCCGGCAGCACGCGTACTACGCTGATGCTGGATTGCGGCTTCGGCATCAAGGAAACCGAAAGACGTCTGGCCAGATTGCAGATGCTCCCGACGGATCTCTCCGGCATCATTGTTACCCACGAGCACCAGGACCATGTAGGCGGCGTATTCAAGTTCGCCCGGCGGCACAAACTGCCGGTCTGGCTTACTTATGGCACTTACCAGGCTGTGCACGACAAGTGTGATGGCGTGCAGCTGCATTTTTGTCGCGATAACGAACGCTTCGCAATCGGCGACCTGGAGTTGCTGCCTTATACCGTGCCGCATGATGCGCGTGAACCGGTGCAATACGTCGCCAGCGACGGCACACGCAGACTTGGTGTGCTGACCGATGCCGGACATGGCACTGCGCACATGGTCGCCGCCCTGGGCGGCTGTGATGCCTTGATGCTGGAATGTAATCATGACCGGCAAATGCTGGTCAATTCCACTTATCCGCCTTCACTCAAGCAGCGCATAGGCGGCGAGTACGGACACCTGTCGAATCATGCAGCGGGAGAGATATTGGCTGCGCTCGATAAATCACGCCTGCAGCGGATTGTGGGCGCGCATCTGAGTCTGAAAAACAATACGCCGGAACTGGCGCGTGCGGCCTTGATGCAGGTGGTGGCGGATCGTGCCGAAGTCTTGATTGCTTGCCAGGAAGAAGGCTTCGATTGGGTGGCGGTGGCCGCGCCCTGA
- a CDS encoding cupin domain-containing protein, whose translation MKKLTLLGGLTAAEFLRDYWHKKPLLIRQAIPDFKPLLSRDELFGLVKSEDVESRLITHVKREWNMDSGPFEQLPPLKQKDWTLLVQGVNLHDEAVDSLMREFSFIPDARLDDLMISYATETGGVGAHFDSYDVFLLQAHGHRRWRIGAQTDLTLVDGMPLKILKNFKPEEEFILAPGDMLYLPPQYAHEGVAMDECMTYSIGFRAPSYQELGEAFLESMIDSIDLPGRYADPDLKPAKHSAEISAAMLSRIAAELNKVRFTQEDIALFVGEYLSEPKAQIYFDAPEENLTRARFLQNAKKSGIKLSLKSLMLHRNNYIFINGTSFEVGDEDLAILTELANTRQLSGTIIASASADVIDAFHTWHKDGWLRLG comes from the coding sequence ATGAAAAAATTGACTCTTTTAGGCGGTCTCACCGCCGCAGAATTCCTGCGCGATTACTGGCACAAGAAACCCTTGCTGATCCGCCAGGCTATCCCCGATTTCAAGCCCCTGTTGTCACGCGATGAACTGTTCGGTCTGGTCAAGAGCGAAGATGTGGAATCACGCCTGATTACACATGTAAAGCGTGAGTGGAATATGGACAGCGGCCCCTTCGAACAGTTGCCACCCTTAAAGCAAAAAGACTGGACTTTGCTGGTACAAGGCGTCAATTTGCACGACGAAGCGGTCGATTCCTTGATGCGCGAGTTCAGCTTCATCCCGGATGCACGACTGGATGACCTGATGATCAGCTACGCCACCGAAACCGGCGGCGTGGGCGCGCATTTCGACTCCTATGACGTCTTCCTGCTGCAGGCGCACGGCCACCGCCGCTGGCGCATAGGCGCGCAAACCGACCTGACACTGGTCGATGGCATGCCTTTGAAAATCCTGAAAAATTTCAAACCGGAAGAAGAGTTCATCCTAGCCCCCGGCGATATGCTTTACCTGCCGCCACAGTACGCGCATGAAGGTGTGGCGATGGATGAGTGCATGACATATTCAATCGGTTTCCGGGCACCGTCTTATCAGGAGCTGGGCGAAGCTTTCCTGGAATCGATGATCGATTCGATAGACTTGCCGGGCCGCTACGCCGACCCTGACCTGAAACCGGCCAAACACAGCGCCGAGATCAGTGCTGCGATGCTGTCGCGCATTGCCGCCGAATTAAACAAGGTTCGCTTTACACAGGAAGACATTGCGCTGTTTGTCGGCGAGTATCTATCCGAACCCAAGGCACAGATCTATTTCGACGCACCGGAAGAAAACCTGACGCGTGCCCGCTTCCTGCAAAACGCAAAAAAAAGCGGCATCAAGCTTTCTCTTAAAAGCCTTATGCTGCATCGCAACAATTACATCTTCATTAATGGCACTTCCTTTGAAGTCGGCGATGAAGATTTGGCAATTTTGACGGAATTGGCGAATACGCGGCAGCTCAGTGGAACGATTATCGCTTCTGCATCGGCCGATGTGATCGATGCTTTCCATACATGGCACAAAGATGGCTGGCTGCGACTGGGATAA
- a CDS encoding peptidylprolyl isomerase, whose translation MKIAKNTVVTVEYKLSDAQGDLIEEGREPMVYLHGGYENTLPKIEEALEGKEAGFEDTIQVEPEDAFGEYDPNLVKIEPRARLPEPLEVGMQFEGSPETEDEDEQPLIFTVTDIADDKVVLDGNHPLAGMALRFNLKVTEVRAATEEEIAHEHVHGAHGHHHGADDDEGEEGDHFRSHPIH comes from the coding sequence ATGAAGATTGCCAAAAATACGGTCGTGACCGTGGAATACAAATTGTCAGACGCGCAAGGCGATTTGATTGAAGAAGGCCGCGAGCCTATGGTTTACTTGCACGGCGGCTATGAAAATACCCTGCCGAAGATCGAAGAAGCGCTGGAAGGCAAGGAAGCCGGCTTTGAAGACACGATCCAGGTTGAGCCTGAAGATGCTTTCGGTGAATACGATCCTAACCTGGTCAAGATCGAGCCACGTGCACGCCTGCCGGAACCGCTGGAAGTAGGCATGCAGTTCGAAGGTTCGCCGGAAACCGAAGATGAAGATGAGCAACCGCTGATCTTTACCGTGACCGATATCGCCGATGACAAGGTTGTGCTAGACGGCAATCATCCTTTGGCCGGCATGGCATTGCGCTTCAATTTGAAAGTAACAGAAGTGCGTGCAGCGACTGAAGAAGAAATCGCACATGAACACGTTCATGGCGCGCATGGCCATCACCATGGTGCAGACGATGATGAAGGCGAAGAAGGCGATCACTTCCGCAGCCATCCTATCCACTGA